A stretch of DNA from Desulfosarcina ovata subsp. ovata:
GATGCGTGCCGGATGCTTGCTTTCCCATCGCCGTCCTCCTATCCCACCGTGCGGGGTGCGGTGTGTCGTCGTTGCTCCCGGATGCAGCCGGCGACAAAACGGGTAATCCGATCTGCCGCGGCAATATAGTCGCTGAGTTCCGGGTGTGAAAATTGGATGACCTTGTCCAGCAGGTCTTCAAAGCCGGTTTCCTTCTCCACACCCAAGGCTACCAGCGTGGTGTGCAATTTATCTTCCATCTCCTGGTAGGTGGCCTGGAAAAAGGTATACACCTCCTCGATGCCGCTCATTTCGGTACGCAGGGATTTGTTCCAGACGCAATCGGTCATCAGGACCAGATAAACGACTCTGCCCTTGGCGATTTTTTTGGCTTCCTCCAGCATATAGGCCAGTGAGATCGCGTCGGACTGGGAGCCTGTGCCGCTATCGGGCAATGAAACCAGCGCCCGCGCCGCATCCTGCCGGCTGACGGCGGGGGTCTTGTGAGGGTGATACATCCACTGAACCAACGGGCCGTATTTGTTTTTGTGAATTTGTCCACTGTGATACAGACCCGCCAGCACTTCGATCCGGCTTTTGGCGGTGGCGTCGAGCCAAGCGCAGGTCATCGTTTTCAGCATGGCCATCTGATCCCTGTTCAGGGACCCGGAGCCGTCACAGGCGATCAGCAAGACCGGACGGCCTCTGCGATCCGGTTTTTCGACGATCCTATAGCGCTTGAATATAGCCTCCGAGAACAACCCCATGGCCATGCGCATCGGGTCCAGCGTTCCGCTGGGGCAAATTCGCTGCGTTTGAGCAATCTGCTCCACATTGGTATACAGGATCCGTTTCAAGGACTGGGTGATCGGCTCGGCCTCGTGGATGAGTTCCCGGTAGAGAAAATCGTTGCTCGACAGCTCTACCGGACGGTCGAAAATTTCGCCCGAGACGTCATGGCCGATCCCCAGGGGCACGTTGACACAATGGCCCTCGGTGGGGTTGCCCTCGATGGGGCCTTTTGCGAACGAGGAATTTTTCAGCGAGCGCTCGACGATCTCCGATCGCATGTCTTCCCAGCCCTGCCGCTGCCCGTTGGACAAATTGAGCGTCTCGTTAAACTGCTTGATGATATCGAGCGCTTTTTTCACCTCCTCGGAAGGCTCCCTGCCATCGTCTTTGGCCGCACCGCTGGCTGCCGTCCTTAAGGGAGACGCCACTTCCGCGAGAATCTGTTGAATCGCGCTCTTGGGCGCAAAGAGCGTGGGCGCCCTGGGTTCGTCTATGGGCGGGATGCGACCTTTCAAATCGAGGGGTTTTGTTTCTTTGCGATACCGGGGCAGCCAGCCGGTACCTTCTGCATGCAGCCGGGCCGTCTCGGATGGTTTGGCGTCATTTTCCTGCTCGTCGGGAACCGGCAGGTGCGGTGCCAGGGCCCTGCAGATTCCAAAAACCCAGTTTCTCCCCAATTCGACTAGCCGGTGCGCTTTTGCCGTTGGCAGGCGAAGCAGATAGGCTGCCGAGACCGCTTCCACTTTGGCAATCAGTATTTCGGTGACCGGATGCAACCTTAACGCCTTCCAGTCGGGGAGCACGTCGCCGTATAGAATAACCGCCTCGAGGATTTCGGGCACGGACGCGAAGCGTAAATCCTGCTGCGACGCCCCGAACAACCGATAGATTTCGATTGCGGAAAGATCCTTGTAGCGTGATAAGTCCGTGAGCAAAAGCCGCGTCTGGACCTTCTCCGTAACGATTTGCGCCAATTGCTTATAGGATGCCGCATCGACCCATAGGTCGTCATGCTCGGCCGGGTTTTCCAGGTAGTCCTTTAAATGAACCGTCAGCAGCCGGTCTCCGGCCCAGTGCTTGAATTCCAAAAACGCGGTGAGACCAATGGCGGCCCGCACCGCCAGGTTGGCGGGGGAATTGGTGTAGCACGGCCCCAACTGAGGCTGAATCGCCGGTCGATAATCATGGGGCAATCCGTCCAGTGCGATACCGGCGGCGAATTTCTGCGCCTGATGACAAGTTGTATAAAACATCCGCTGGGCGCGCAGCCGCTGCTGAACGTCATGGTTGACGCTAAAGGCATCGCCCAAACAAACGCCCTTCCAGAACGTCTTGGTACGGTCGCTGCGAAACGAATATTCACCTTGATAGGATCTTGTCTTTTGAAAATTCTTTTTCCTGAACTTTCTTTTCAAGCCCTTTTTCATCAGAACATACTCCTTGAAAGGCTGACCTCATCTTCGGCCTCGGCCTGAAGGCCGAAAACCTCATTAAAGGTTGCCATGGCCGTTTTCGAATCGTCCAGATTCGTATTTCCCAGAAGGGTATGAAACACGGCGTCCCGCAGACTCAGGTGCGGAAGCGCGTCCATCATCTTTAAAAGCCCTTCGTATCCGTAAATGGTCGGTACCGTGGCGCTTTGCAGGTTGCCCTCGATTTTCTGGTAGCGGATCTTTTGCCCCATCCGCACGATTTTCGGTACCAGCGGTCTCAGTTCCGGCCGTAACCGCCATCTGCGAATCAGATGATAAAGCACCTGCTCTTCCTGTTCGGCCGTCAGGTAATCGAGGGTAATGTTGAGTCGAAAACGCCTTTTCAGCGCATCGTCAAAGGTGACCAGGGTGTGGACCGAATCGTTTTCGGCCTGGTAGTTGCTGTCGCAAACCCAGGCCACGTCCATAGCGTCGATGTGCGCTCCGTCCGGCAGGCGGATCTGGGTCTTGACCATCAAATCCAGCAGCCCGCCCTGGATGGATGGGGCATGGGCCCTGCCCATCTCCTTGATCCATAAAACCGCATGGTGGGTTTCCCGATAGGCCTCCGCATCCTTAAGTGCCTTGACGATAATGCTTGGCTCGTCATAGGTCGTGCCGTCTTTTAATGCCCGGCGCTGGTAAAGCTCTCCCGGAGTCTCGAAGCAGACCATTTCTGCGGTATACAGTTTGATCGGTTTGTGGTCGTTAAATCCCAGCGATTTGCAAATCGGAAAAAAATTTTCCTCCATGTTCATGGCTTCCAAAAATGAACTCTTTGCCGTACCCGTGGGGCCTGAAATATGCATCAACTCCTTGTTTTTAACGCCGTATGCGAAAATCTCAGTCGTTTTCTTGGGCAGATAAAGCGGATTCGCTCCGGGCGCCGGATTGAGCACGATGAGATCCGAAGGGCCGGCCTTGCGCAGATCTTCGGCGCTGTTGACGTCGTATACATTTTCACCCATGACTTAACTCCTTTCTTATTGGTCCATCTCGATTAACAGTTCTCCCGTATTGTTCCGGGAAACGATAAGATTGTTGCCATCGGGCCCGGGGCCCGAGTGGCGGAATTGCCGATACGCCTTTGCCCCCAACGAGCGGCCCAGATCCATGAACGAACGTGCCCCGAGAACGGCACGGGCAAGGCGGCTGGAGGATACAACCGCCATGCCCAGGCCATTTTCGAGCACCACCTGTCCGATGGCTTCGCCGTGGCGATCCGCTATTGTTCGAATTGTGGTCGCCACGGCCTTTTCCAAAATGATGGCCAGGGTTTCATGGTCCAGTTCTCCAAATAAAATCGGATCGCCCACCCGGCCTAGAAATGCCGGAGAAAACAATGATTTTACTTCCTTCCGGACATCGGATTCGATCTGATCGAGTGACGGGCTTTCACCGAAACCCATACTTCGTCTGAGCTTTTCGTCACGGCCTTCGGGAAGATTGGAAGTAAACGCAAAAATAAGGTTTGCACAGGAGAATATAGTCCCCGAACCCGATTCAGCCACCCCGTCATCAAGGACTTGCAGGAACTCGTCGGCAATACCTGACCTGTGTTCCGGTGGCGCGTGATCCAGGTCCATGACCTCAACAACCACTCCGAGATGTTCCTTCGCCAACTTCTCCAGGATGCCTGATTCATAGGAGCCTACGAAACCCGGACTGGAACCGTAGAGTCTGGTATTGGCCATTTCCGGGATTTTCATGCTGGCAACATTGATCGTATGCAAAGGAATCCCCAGGGCCCTGGCCAGAAGTCTTGCGCTTTCCGACTTTCCCGTACCGGTGGTTCCTTGAGCCAGATAGCAGAGCGGTCTGTATAGCTTCTGCTCGGCGGTTACCATTTCCAGAAGTCTTCCGATCATTTGCTCAAGCGCCCTGTCTTGACCCAGAATTCTTGATCTGAAAAACGCTATCAGTCCGGGGTCATCGAGTACCTTGAGAAAATGACGCTGCACATGCGGCGCCCTTTCGATTTTGGGACGATACCCCAGCCCGCCCAGGGTTTCGGTTGGCTTTTGCAGCCGTCCTAAAAAGGTCCTTAAAGAACCCGAAGTGATGGCCCGGCCCTTGGATTGTTCCGCCATGGTCCAGGATACGAGATTGGGAAGCAGTCGATGTTGCGCCGACCGGCGGTCTTTTGCCAAAACGTCAGAGATTTCTTTGGCCAGTTTTCGTTCATCGGACCGGGACAGCCCTCCATAACGTCTTGCCTCGGATTGAACGGCAAATTGCACCAGAGTCTCCACGGGAATATCGGGAATGTGTCGCACGACAGGTTCAAGAGGGTCGGATTTGCCCCCCTGGCCGCGGCCGAGGGCGGTTCGCAGCTCGTTAAACGTACCTGTAAAAAGAACGGTCCTACCCATGGACGTAAGGGATGAGAATAAGGATTGAACGTCCCGGCCCATACTGTAGGGGTTGGTCCCCATGGTGAGCCTGTCTGCCGGAACAACGATTATCCCCGGTGCCTTGTTTGCCATTTCGAGCAACAGTTGCGTTGTCAGCTGGGTTTGAACAAACCGGCCGAGACTGGAGCCTTTTTTTAAAAAAACAAAGGCCATGATGGCCAAACCAAAGTCCGTCAGCACGGAATCCGGGCTGACGATGGCCACGGAGCAGCGCGCTGCCAGCAAATCGTAATTTTCTTGCGCCCAGTCAGTCATTGTCGGAAGTCCATTGATCTCATCGGCGCCGCAGGGATAAACCGGATTTAAGTACTCCAGATGATCTTTGTAGATTTTATCCAGATCCGGCTCCAGCACAGCAATCGGGATATCGGCCTGAAGTCTTTTGGCCCTGTCGTTGAGGGTTTCCAATCTTTTCAAAAAAGCGCTTTCTCTTGACGGACCCAGCGGGGATGCCTTCCCCTGAAATTCGAACCAGATTTCACGGTTTGCGGAATCCTCAGGACGAGGGGGGTCGGCAAGCTGAAATTCTTTCGATGTCTCCAGCAGGCATTTCACGAAATTGTCACCGACCCGAATGCCATCTGGAAGGGTCACCAGCCGCACCTTTATTTCAAGCGCATTGGCCGCGGTGATTCGTCCGTTCAGTGCTTCAATGCCCGGTCCGGCATCGGGATGGTCCTGCTCGATCCGAAAAGACGATCGATCCGCGGATCGCTTAACGGCGGCGGACATGAATGTTGCCGCGAGTTTCGCCAACTGGTCGAGTGCCTCCGACGGTCCGGCGTCGCCCCAGGGCTTTTGAAGTATGGCGTCCGTGTCGATCGGCTTGGCCATCTTTTGACCTCCTGTGCTTTCAGGAATTGCGAAAGACCCGGGAGATAAGCTTGGGCCTAAAAAAATTTCTTGGTGATATCAATGGGGCGAAATTTTCCTGATGTGACATTCTTCGATTTTTTTTGATGCGATTTCACGGGCGACCATTGATCAGCCGGCGGGAAATGACGTATTCAAGTTGCGCTTATTTGCTTGTAAAAACGGATGAATACTCGCTGGGCCGACATGCCGCCAGCAGGCCGTGATGCGGATTTGAATAATTTAAGAGAAGGAGACTCGAAATGATTGTGAAAGGCTTGGATCGGATGTGTGGCGCGTGTGGAAAACCCCAGGAAGGATGAAATGTATATTAATCGAGATTACCGTCGGTTTGAAAAATTGCTATTTCCTGGTGAAGTTTTTGATCGAAATAAAACCATTTCCCCCGTTTCTTATAAAAAGGCGTCTTTGTTTTCAAAGCATATTTTCGAAAAAAGTTATTGAAATCTCTATCATTAAAATAAGATATGATCTTTAAAGGGTTTCCCATATGTATAAATGCATCGGTCAAAATTTCCTTTTTAATGCCTACAGCCATTTTCCAGGAAGTGAATAATGCATCGATTGCCTTGTCCGTACCAATTTTTCCAAGTGAATATGCGCAATGATAGCAATTTGCATCATCATCTTTTAACTTCTTGATTAGAGCGTTAACCGCATCATCAGTGCCGATGATACCTAAAGCATCAGCTGCCGCATCAACCCGGAAATCATCACGATCCTCCTCAATAATCTTTACTAGGGCATTGACTGCTACTTTCGGATCTGTTTTGCCTATGATCCTGGCTGATTTACGACGAGCTTTTGCGCCAAGTTCGACAAAACATTTTATCAATGCATTTATTTCCTTTTCGGATTCTATGTTGTGAATATTCTCGTAAAATTCACAGCTGACCAAACCTTCACTATCATCCAAAAGTTTCATAAGTGCTACGGCTGCGTTACTACAAACCTGTTCATCCCCATCTCCCAAAAATTTTATTAAGGCATCTACGGCCTTATTTGATCCTATTCTACAAAGTGCTACAGCTGCGTTACTACAAACCTTTTCATTTTTATTCCTCAATAATTTCATTAAGCCATCTTCAGACTTATTGGAGCCTATTTTCCCCAGCGCTTCAGCCGCTATCCCTCTAACCCAGTCCTCACCATTTTGTAAAAGATTGATCAGTGTTTTTTCTGATTTTTTTGAGCCTATTTTACCTAAAGCCGTAGCCGCCTCGGCTCTAATTTGATTACTATCATCTTGTAAGAGACCTATCAGTGTATCTTCCGATGTAACGGAGCCTATTTCCCCCAGGGCTTCAACTGCTGTTTCCCGAACCCAATCATCCTCATCATCCATTAATAGTTTTATTAAAACTTCCAGAGGCTTTTCTGATCCCATGCGTCCTAAAGTTCTAACTGAAACACGTCGAACTTCCGGATCACTGTCCTCCAGAAGCTTAATTAAAGCATCCAAGGCCTTATCAGAACCGATCGCACATAACGCATTTGCTGAGATCTCTCTAACAGATGGAAATGATTGATCATAAAATATCAATAAATTTCTCGCTGCGGAACTTTTTTTAGCCACAGAACCGTTGCCGATTCTTATGGCTTCAACCAAAACATCTATGGATGTGTTTGAGACAATCAGTCTCAGCACCATATCAGAACTGTACCTGTCGAATAGACTCCGCCCTTCCATTAACCCATGGATGAGCACATCCACAGCCCTGTCGAAATCTGTTTCGGGCGGCAGCTTTCTTAAATGCTTCTCCCGGTCATTTGTCGGCACTAAAGAGTCTAAAGATTTTAAAGGTGTCCCCGAATTATCTGCTGTTCCTTTTTTATTATGATTCAATATATGGCGAACAAGGGCGTGAGCAACCCTGTTAGATCCTATTTTGCTCAATGCCTCGATGGGTTCATTGAAAAGACATCGATTAAAATTAAAAAAATCCATTCCTTTTACGAGTTCATCCACAGCCCGATCTGAACCCATTCTGTACAATGCTTCGACAGCTAAACTGCTAACGCTGTTAACTGGATCCCGAAGTGCTTCACCAAGAACATCTATCGCTCCATTTGAACCTACGCAGGCCAACGCTTTGGTTAATTTTTCTCTGACATTCACATCAAAATTGATGTCGGGTTTCTTAAATTTAGAAGTTTCTATATATTTTTTTGAATCCAAATTTATTTGGGCTACTTTTAGGATTCGTTCTTTCTCATTAATTCTTTCCAGCCAACGCAAGAAATTTTTAGGGCGACCAATTCTATCTAATCTATCTAATCCAGATGGGTAGCAATCATCACCGATTTTAACCAATATATTTTCTATCGTTTTGGACATTCCCGTGTAAACTAAAATATCAATAAGATCGATAAGATCAAATTTGCATTCCAGTTCTTGGATAAGATATTTCTCTAATACTCCAATGTCATCAAAGTTATCCATTTCTTTAACACATTTAAGAGCAAGGATAGAATTGTATGCTCCGTATTCATCAATTGGCGGTTCGAGAATGGTTTTTAGAAACAAACGTATTTTTTTTCTAATCATTTTTCCTGGCGTCTTTGTTCAAAGAATGATATATCAAGCAGACCTGCAATAAACTGAAAAACCATCTCATAACGTAGATCGAATTTATGCGCATTTATCCAATTTTTAAAATCAACAGGATTGTCAGATATCTCATCTACTACATACTTTGCCACAAAATATTCATGAAAAATCTGATGAAAAAACCGGTATTCATTATTCCCGGAAGGCTCTATAATTCCGATCCCCGCGGTTAAAATTGTAATCAGCTCACGGTAGATTTTATTGGTGGCCTTGCGGCCAAGTTTATGTATTTTTTTACCGTCTATCAGTTTGTCCAGTTCTTCTCCAAGACGTTCTTCATATATTGCTGATCTATAGAAAGATTTTTCAGCCAATTTTCTGAAGAAAACATTCGCGAGTTCCATCGTCCTAGTACCGCACCATATGCGAAAATAGTGACCTTGGTCTTGTTCAGCTTTTTCTACGAGTATTTTAACGGCGCTGGCTATAAGTTGCGTTTGGGTCATCTTTTCGCGGGGAATATCGACATTATCGGTCTGCAGGACGTCTACGATTATAGATAACATAAGAGGATTATTAAAATAGTTTTTGATTCCGGTCTTCTCCTGGGATTCAAGATATCGGTCAATTTTTTTCCGTTTTTCATAATTTTTTAAATAGTTATATGTTAAGGCGTTAATGGCTTTGCCCTCAAGCGGTTGTACCACGTATTTTGCTGCGTCTTCCAAATCGAAAACTAAATGTCGGGATGTAATGATTACATTATGTAAGGAACCGATTTTAAATATTTCATCCGATTCTAACAATTCATCATACCCATCCAGCAGGAAAATAGCATTTCCCAACTGTTTATATTTTTTTAAATAATTGAGATAAACGGAAGGATGAGAAAAATCGGTAGGGCCTTTTTCTGTCTCCATGTGGTTTAAAAATGATTTTATAATGGTATCAATAAAATTGATATCTTTTTCCAGAAGGTGACCCATCTCAACGTAAACAGGAATAAGATGTTTCGCATTTTTAAATTCTTCATTGCAAAGTTGAAGAAGAAGTTTTCGAATCAAGGTGCTTTTCCCTGATCCCGCCCCACCGACAATCAATACCTTTTTGCCGTCTTTCGCGCGCCCAAACTGGCCGATGAGCGATGAAGGCAGTATTGATTGATTTTTTATTTCTTGCCGCTTTTTATCAGGTTTTTTGTTATCCTCATCACTTTTTTTAGAATTCGTTTGGCAAGGAGTTTTTGTCTCTTTTTGATCCGCCATTATTTGGAGTTTAACGTAGTTGCCCATATCAACATATCGTTCATCTCTCTTACCCAGGATGTTTTTGATTCTAACAAAATTAGAACTTAATATTTCCTGCTGTAGCATGTATTTAATATCATAAACGCTTCTGAAATCCGGTAGCTCAAACCAGTTGTTACCAAAAAGTTTTTTTAACACCTCGTCGGGTGTGTTGACCGGTATAATCTCCAGGCGGGCGTCACCTTTATCGATGGCATATTTCCCATCCGGTGTTTCATATGCTGCGATCTCTTTCACATTTCCATGCGGGATAAAGAATTTGTCAACTTTGTAAGCGGCAACGGCATATATTTTTTGCTCCAGGTCTTCGATAGGGTCGATGATAAAATCTCCGCAATCGTTTTGCGCGAGCTTGCCCGTCAAGGCAATATCCGATGGTAGCGCATTCTGGATGGGATCGAGCAGCGCATGCATCAAAAAGGCAAGGTTATACGACCCCCCCTCGATACGGTACTGAGGGCTTTCCAGATCGAGCCCGGTAATCCCGGAATTAACAGACGGATTTATCTCAAATGAAAGAAATTTTTCCGAAACAGGATAGGCTTGGCCCAGCAGTCTTTCCACACAAGAAGCAATATGGATGTTGATGTCCGTGTTCGAGCTTGTAAATTTCGTCTTCCGGTCACCGACGGTCATTTTGAAGGTTCCGGCGTCCTGCAGAGAACAATCGACGCCATGGGTAAAAAAAGCCATGGCTCCGAAGCGATCGTATGCCTCGCCCACGATAATCGGAAAGGCAATCGGTGAGAGCGGTGCTTCATATCGGGTCCGGATGTTTTCGCCGTTTATGAAATCGCGGATACTGTGCAGATGTC
This window harbors:
- a CDS encoding AAA family ATPase, producing the protein MAKPIDTDAILQKPWGDAGPSEALDQLAKLAATFMSAAVKRSADRSSFRIEQDHPDAGPGIEALNGRITAANALEIKVRLVTLPDGIRVGDNFVKCLLETSKEFQLADPPRPEDSANREIWFEFQGKASPLGPSRESAFLKRLETLNDRAKRLQADIPIAVLEPDLDKIYKDHLEYLNPVYPCGADEINGLPTMTDWAQENYDLLAARCSVAIVSPDSVLTDFGLAIMAFVFLKKGSSLGRFVQTQLTTQLLLEMANKAPGIIVVPADRLTMGTNPYSMGRDVQSLFSSLTSMGRTVLFTGTFNELRTALGRGQGGKSDPLEPVVRHIPDIPVETLVQFAVQSEARRYGGLSRSDERKLAKEISDVLAKDRRSAQHRLLPNLVSWTMAEQSKGRAITSGSLRTFLGRLQKPTETLGGLGYRPKIERAPHVQRHFLKVLDDPGLIAFFRSRILGQDRALEQMIGRLLEMVTAEQKLYRPLCYLAQGTTGTGKSESARLLARALGIPLHTINVASMKIPEMANTRLYGSSPGFVGSYESGILEKLAKEHLGVVVEVMDLDHAPPEHRSGIADEFLQVLDDGVAESGSGTIFSCANLIFAFTSNLPEGRDEKLRRSMGFGESPSLDQIESDVRKEVKSLFSPAFLGRVGDPILFGELDHETLAIILEKAVATTIRTIADRHGEAIGQVVLENGLGMAVVSSSRLARAVLGARSFMDLGRSLGAKAYRQFRHSGPGPDGNNLIVSRNNTGELLIEMDQ
- a CDS encoding HEAT repeat domain-containing protein, which codes for MIRKKIRLFLKTILEPPIDEYGAYNSILALKCVKEMDNFDDIGVLEKYLIQELECKFDLIDLIDILVYTGMSKTIENILVKIGDDCYPSGLDRLDRIGRPKNFLRWLERINEKERILKVAQINLDSKKYIETSKFKKPDINFDVNVREKLTKALACVGSNGAIDVLGEALRDPVNSVSSLAVEALYRMGSDRAVDELVKGMDFFNFNRCLFNEPIEALSKIGSNRVAHALVRHILNHNKKGTADNSGTPLKSLDSLVPTNDREKHLRKLPPETDFDRAVDVLIHGLMEGRSLFDRYSSDMVLRLIVSNTSIDVLVEAIRIGNGSVAKKSSAARNLLIFYDQSFPSVREISANALCAIGSDKALDALIKLLEDSDPEVRRVSVRTLGRMGSEKPLEVLIKLLMDDEDDWVRETAVEALGEIGSVTSEDTLIGLLQDDSNQIRAEAATALGKIGSKKSEKTLINLLQNGEDWVRGIAAEALGKIGSNKSEDGLMKLLRNKNEKVCSNAAVALCRIGSNKAVDALIKFLGDGDEQVCSNAAVALMKLLDDSEGLVSCEFYENIHNIESEKEINALIKCFVELGAKARRKSARIIGKTDPKVAVNALVKIIEEDRDDFRVDAAADALGIIGTDDAVNALIKKLKDDDANCYHCAYSLGKIGTDKAIDALFTSWKMAVGIKKEILTDAFIHMGNPLKIISYFNDRDFNNFFRKYALKTKTPFYKKRGKWFYFDQKLHQEIAIFQTDGNLD
- a CDS encoding NACHT domain-containing protein, with translation MKIYDSIQAWQRHLHSIRDFINGENIRTRYEAPLSPIAFPIIVGEAYDRFGAMAFFTHGVDCSLQDAGTFKMTVGDRKTKFTSSNTDINIHIASCVERLLGQAYPVSEKFLSFEINPSVNSGITGLDLESPQYRIEGGSYNLAFLMHALLDPIQNALPSDIALTGKLAQNDCGDFIIDPIEDLEQKIYAVAAYKVDKFFIPHGNVKEIAAYETPDGKYAIDKGDARLEIIPVNTPDEVLKKLFGNNWFELPDFRSVYDIKYMLQQEILSSNFVRIKNILGKRDERYVDMGNYVKLQIMADQKETKTPCQTNSKKSDEDNKKPDKKRQEIKNQSILPSSLIGQFGRAKDGKKVLIVGGAGSGKSTLIRKLLLQLCNEEFKNAKHLIPVYVEMGHLLEKDINFIDTIIKSFLNHMETEKGPTDFSHPSVYLNYLKKYKQLGNAIFLLDGYDELLESDEIFKIGSLHNVIITSRHLVFDLEDAAKYVVQPLEGKAINALTYNYLKNYEKRKKIDRYLESQEKTGIKNYFNNPLMLSIIVDVLQTDNVDIPREKMTQTQLIASAVKILVEKAEQDQGHYFRIWCGTRTMELANVFFRKLAEKSFYRSAIYEERLGEELDKLIDGKKIHKLGRKATNKIYRELITILTAGIGIIEPSGNNEYRFFHQIFHEYFVAKYVVDEISDNPVDFKNWINAHKFDLRYEMVFQFIAGLLDISFFEQRRQEK